A window from Fibrobacter sp. UWB11 encodes these proteins:
- a CDS encoding DUF6055 domain-containing protein, translating into MKFTQIVCAMAVASFADVTWVPQCEDNGFSLIRSSEHFEVCKKPTSDDGKANNVSIPTSDAEGVLQSLEKVYSFYIDSLGWMLPFPKSPDRKLKSNIYVFDNSVMAALYGGQDYVKGLNNEFGPGMWIGVGSLKDYWGTSHEFAHGLQGVAGWLGNNSHSGWMAESHANWMAHQYNPNDAHCSEYLINFPYLYYGSTRDRYCNWQFLEHLKEEFGGGYKGAHEVNRIWMESIRDGEDGRMEQTPFTAMMMVFGWSLEELNNEFGKFAMKNATMEYAPAKKTLYKKSWGDYEFATRRTHDGWGDLYRRHSRVTMLNKMKCEDGNVAGTEGCADRYISPSYWAPQRWGYNLVRIYPDSAGKVTVKFRGIVQEKPTVNGYTCFGDNTDYYKGKTYKWCNYAPDKLPDPASGWTVGLVAEGADGTPRYSEMKHGTGFNLEIQTKANDKALWLAVTATPTEMQTILWDQFYYSIYRYPYMIEVVNGTPEGYTKDFWKPAGFNGTTTSGYSQHANGGGWVSNKAKVAATAYVGPDAVVNGGTVSGNARIEDFAVVNGGTISENAVVRGRALVTAGTISDDAVLEEDAWLVSGTISGKAKVGALSLIVNSTVTDNAQVYGVMWAVSGKKLSGTAQLRGDLENNFSKELSKGIFYGMVDDGMLDNANYGANLTTPPTEATASIENAKWYAIAEDSTQTEPGPTIVRKFNKNRLVPTMSSLKMQVFDLNGNVVWKGLAADALNDNGTLKPALRQGTYLLKSSAGYRKVVKRGR; encoded by the coding sequence ATGAAATTTACGCAGATAGTCTGTGCTATGGCTGTTGCGTCGTTTGCCGACGTGACTTGGGTCCCGCAGTGTGAAGATAATGGCTTTTCGCTGATCCGTTCTTCAGAACATTTTGAAGTTTGCAAAAAGCCGACGAGTGACGACGGGAAGGCGAATAATGTTTCCATTCCGACATCGGATGCCGAGGGTGTACTCCAATCGCTAGAGAAGGTGTATTCGTTTTACATTGATTCGCTCGGGTGGATGCTTCCGTTCCCGAAAAGCCCGGACAGAAAACTCAAAAGCAACATTTACGTGTTCGACAACTCTGTGATGGCGGCACTTTACGGCGGCCAGGATTACGTGAAGGGACTGAATAACGAATTTGGCCCCGGCATGTGGATTGGCGTTGGTTCCCTCAAGGATTATTGGGGAACTTCGCATGAGTTCGCGCATGGTTTGCAAGGTGTGGCGGGTTGGCTTGGTAACAATAGCCATTCGGGTTGGATGGCAGAATCGCATGCGAACTGGATGGCTCACCAGTACAATCCTAACGATGCGCATTGCTCGGAATATTTAATCAATTTCCCGTACTTGTATTACGGCTCCACGCGAGATCGCTACTGCAACTGGCAATTCCTGGAACATTTAAAGGAAGAATTCGGTGGTGGCTATAAAGGCGCGCACGAGGTCAATCGCATTTGGATGGAATCAATTCGCGATGGCGAAGATGGTCGTATGGAACAGACTCCATTTACGGCGATGATGATGGTTTTCGGCTGGTCGCTCGAAGAACTGAACAATGAGTTCGGCAAGTTTGCGATGAAGAATGCAACGATGGAATATGCGCCAGCAAAAAAGACATTGTACAAAAAATCCTGGGGCGATTACGAATTTGCGACTCGTCGTACGCACGATGGCTGGGGAGATTTGTATCGCAGACATTCCCGCGTGACGATGTTGAACAAAATGAAATGCGAGGATGGGAATGTCGCGGGTACCGAAGGTTGCGCGGACCGCTATATTTCGCCGAGCTACTGGGCTCCGCAGCGCTGGGGTTATAACCTGGTGCGCATTTATCCGGATTCGGCGGGGAAGGTGACGGTCAAGTTCCGTGGTATTGTGCAGGAAAAGCCGACGGTCAATGGTTACACTTGCTTTGGCGATAACACGGATTATTACAAGGGCAAAACTTATAAATGGTGCAATTATGCTCCGGACAAATTGCCGGATCCTGCATCGGGTTGGACGGTTGGCTTGGTCGCGGAAGGTGCTGATGGCACGCCGCGTTACAGTGAAATGAAACACGGTACAGGTTTTAATCTTGAAATTCAGACGAAGGCGAATGACAAGGCTTTGTGGCTTGCGGTGACGGCGACTCCGACCGAAATGCAGACGATTTTGTGGGACCAGTTCTATTACAGTATTTATCGCTATCCGTACATGATTGAAGTCGTGAACGGAACGCCTGAAGGCTATACGAAAGACTTTTGGAAACCGGCTGGCTTTAATGGAACGACAACTTCGGGCTATTCGCAACATGCAAATGGTGGTGGCTGGGTCAGTAACAAGGCTAAAGTCGCTGCTACGGCTTATGTGGGGCCTGATGCCGTTGTGAATGGCGGTACAGTTTCTGGCAACGCCCGAATCGAAGATTTCGCCGTTGTAAACGGCGGCACCATCAGTGAGAACGCCGTGGTGCGCGGGCGCGCTCTTGTGACTGCGGGCACGATTAGCGATGACGCCGTGCTTGAAGAAGACGCTTGGCTTGTGAGTGGAACGATTAGTGGCAAGGCCAAGGTCGGTGCGCTCTCGCTGATTGTGAATTCAACTGTGACAGACAACGCTCAAGTTTATGGTGTAATGTGGGCTGTTTCTGGCAAAAAGTTGAGTGGAACGGCGCAATTGCGTGGCGATCTTGAAAACAATTTTTCGAAAGAGCTTTCAAAGGGAATTTTCTATGGCATGGTCGATGACGGAATGCTTGATAATGCAAATTATGGTGCAAATTTGACGACTCCGCCAACGGAAGCGACTGCAAGTATCGAAAATGCAAAGTGGTATGCGATTGCCGAAGATTCTACGCAGACGGAACCGGGGCCTACGATTGTTCGCAAGTTTAATAAAAATCGCTTAGTTCCGACGATGTCTTCGCTAAAAATGCAAGTCTTTGACTTGAACGGTAATGTTGTTTGGAAAGGCTTGGCTGCAGATGCTCTTAACGATAATGGAACGCTCAAGCCTGCCCTCCGTCAAGGAACTTATTTGCTGAAATCCAGCGCTGGCTATCGCAAGGTCGTAAAGCGGGGAAGGTGA
- a CDS encoding PEGA domain-containing protein, translating to MKKIAIALVFLLLFPCFVFAKYMAVLETLSPNDLLTRQEKLYLTDILRGQAVHILPAEQNWTIMTRENINVMLPPGKTIEECEGSCLAETGKNIAADYVAQARISQFGKSLAISAELYETASSKLISSFAGKGETVDDIEKIIKESAPSFFRKARDNALNGVGYVSTNNAFSFQGSKKFIVEVQTEPAGAIPTFDGKAYPQCTSTPCKIQLESGEHRLLVSKERFVDLDTLINVNENTQTIKLILTPNIGFVDVAPQISEEFKSISPVAVTINEKRANLGRNELVPGVYAVRISHICYDPIELNVALQKGETKEITDTLKRGVGALELDAVNNGEPLALPVIVNDSVMGTTPFSGVVPLCSKIEVEYDSVRREVPVSVKWHEVVKTTFDVNSQPVIEQPVEEPQQKADTAYAKVDSVKVPADTVKDTTATAASVPSAKRFWGGVTAGFIYNDFHSTHFGLNNIKHSSEYNVSVNGSDDLLSNFWGVGFKAGMSGLFIASPYFSVLGEFTLGLRQGTGETNLSVMVSRKDFESAQKQSDVKIVYNVKQLNIDIPVLARVSIPKVLYFEAGPMLSFNVYSKSKVDVSDIYGTQTFEQNGEFSAVEFDIATGLGVTRNIGKYILDFNLRFVIGLTRISDGEDSPKTWQGQLNATYWFL from the coding sequence GTGAAAAAAATTGCAATTGCATTAGTGTTCCTTTTGCTATTCCCATGTTTTGTCTTTGCCAAATACATGGCTGTGCTTGAAACGCTTTCCCCAAATGACTTGCTCACAAGGCAAGAAAAACTCTATTTGACGGACATTCTGAGAGGGCAGGCTGTTCATATTCTCCCTGCGGAACAGAACTGGACTATCATGACGCGTGAAAATATTAATGTCATGTTGCCTCCAGGAAAAACTATCGAAGAATGTGAAGGCAGTTGCCTTGCCGAAACCGGAAAAAATATCGCTGCCGATTACGTGGCTCAGGCTCGCATTTCGCAGTTTGGAAAATCTTTGGCGATTAGCGCCGAACTTTACGAAACTGCAAGCAGCAAGCTCATTTCGAGTTTTGCGGGTAAAGGCGAAACAGTCGATGATATCGAAAAAATTATCAAGGAAAGTGCGCCCTCTTTTTTCAGAAAAGCTCGTGATAATGCTTTGAACGGAGTGGGATATGTAAGCACCAACAATGCGTTCTCGTTCCAAGGTTCCAAAAAATTTATTGTCGAAGTCCAGACGGAACCTGCTGGCGCAATCCCGACATTTGACGGTAAGGCCTATCCGCAATGCACAAGTACGCCCTGCAAAATTCAGCTTGAATCCGGCGAACACAGACTCCTTGTTTCAAAAGAAAGATTTGTTGATTTGGACACGCTTATAAACGTGAACGAAAATACGCAGACCATAAAGTTGATTCTTACTCCGAACATCGGCTTTGTCGATGTAGCTCCTCAGATATCTGAGGAATTTAAAAGTATTTCACCCGTTGCAGTGACCATTAATGAAAAGAGAGCTAATCTTGGCCGGAATGAACTTGTACCGGGAGTTTATGCTGTTCGCATATCGCACATCTGTTACGATCCTATCGAACTCAATGTTGCTTTGCAAAAGGGCGAAACAAAGGAAATCACAGATACCCTGAAACGCGGTGTTGGTGCGCTCGAATTGGATGCAGTGAATAATGGCGAACCGTTGGCTTTGCCTGTAATTGTGAACGATAGCGTCATGGGCACAACGCCTTTCTCGGGCGTGGTTCCGCTTTGTTCCAAGATTGAAGTTGAGTACGATAGCGTGCGCAGGGAAGTTCCTGTCAGCGTAAAATGGCACGAGGTTGTAAAGACTACCTTCGATGTAAATAGCCAGCCTGTAATTGAACAGCCGGTGGAGGAACCGCAACAAAAAGCAGATACTGCCTATGCGAAAGTGGATAGCGTTAAGGTTCCTGCGGACACGGTCAAGGATACTACTGCGACAGCCGCGTCAGTTCCTAGTGCTAAGCGTTTCTGGGGCGGTGTTACTGCAGGCTTCATCTATAATGATTTTCATAGCACGCATTTTGGCTTGAATAATATAAAGCATAGTTCCGAATACAATGTGTCCGTGAACGGCTCCGATGATCTCCTGAGCAATTTCTGGGGAGTCGGATTCAAGGCCGGCATGAGCGGTTTGTTTATTGCTTCACCGTATTTTAGCGTGCTTGGCGAATTCACGTTAGGCTTAAGGCAAGGAACCGGTGAAACGAATCTCTCTGTGATGGTCTCCAGGAAAGATTTCGAGAGCGCCCAAAAGCAATCCGATGTGAAAATTGTATATAACGTAAAACAATTGAATATCGATATTCCTGTACTCGCTCGCGTCTCGATTCCCAAAGTGCTTTACTTTGAAGCGGGCCCCATGCTTTCGTTTAACGTCTATTCAAAAAGCAAAGTCGATGTCTCTGATATTTATGGAACTCAGACTTTCGAACAGAACGGTGAATTCAGCGCTGTCGAATTTGACATTGCTACAGGTTTAGGTGTCACGCGCAACATCGGCAAATATATCCTCGATTTTAATTTACGATTTGTAATTGGTTTGACTCGCATCAGTGATGGCGAGGACTCCCCGAAAACATGGCAGGGGCAGTTGAACGCAACTTATTGGTTCTTGTAG
- a CDS encoding aminopeptidase P family protein produces MQSRKTDVQAYSQVFLSSKNYDSKKIYAKRRLSLMKKLDSFCVFAGMPVEPGGEEAFVQTWTRFVQDPAFLYMTGVNQAGCFLVLDPRKSSTTLFVPKKDPFKEFWNGKRLGFVDGENVVSRLTGIDDVRPVDDLWPFVESLAAAYSNGKAAVDHAFAFFYEKFKGDHNEKFMLKMKSVLRRHKMKVNSCADMHFEDRLVLEPERIGDAHMAQEITDEAFRALLPAMKNMKTERDVALYLNYEMQRRGDGDLAFPTIIAGGKNACCLHYVKNDEPLRDGELVLFDFGVRFGTLHSDISRTIPVNGKFDPLQKMLYEIVLESAKVYQRVVRPGVSLKEIGMICWEFIMMELDRRLVKGAKGSFKLLYEKRPHGVSHFIGEHIHEGAPGSRSLDVVLKPGMLISCEPGLYGDFSATIDGVRYRESIGIRIEDDLLITKSGFENISEHIPRTVEDIEALMR; encoded by the coding sequence ATGCAATCACGAAAAACCGATGTTCAGGCCTATTCTCAGGTCTTTTTATCGTCTAAAAATTACGATTCCAAGAAAATTTATGCGAAAAGACGTCTGTCTTTGATGAAAAAATTGGATTCGTTCTGCGTTTTTGCAGGAATGCCTGTTGAACCAGGGGGCGAGGAAGCCTTTGTTCAAACTTGGACTCGCTTTGTGCAGGATCCGGCCTTTTTGTACATGACCGGCGTGAACCAGGCGGGGTGTTTTCTGGTTTTGGACCCGCGGAAAAGCTCTACGACACTGTTTGTACCTAAAAAAGATCCGTTCAAGGAATTCTGGAACGGTAAACGTCTCGGTTTTGTGGATGGCGAAAATGTTGTTTCTCGGTTGACGGGGATTGATGATGTTCGACCGGTTGATGATTTATGGCCGTTTGTCGAATCGCTTGCTGCGGCTTATTCGAATGGTAAGGCTGCCGTGGATCACGCTTTTGCTTTCTTCTATGAAAAATTCAAGGGCGACCACAACGAAAAGTTTATGCTTAAGATGAAAAGCGTACTCCGTCGCCATAAGATGAAGGTCAATAGCTGTGCCGACATGCACTTTGAGGACCGCTTGGTGCTAGAACCGGAACGAATTGGCGATGCCCACATGGCGCAAGAGATTACGGATGAGGCTTTCCGTGCGCTTTTGCCTGCGATGAAAAACATGAAGACAGAACGCGATGTGGCGCTCTATCTGAACTACGAAATGCAGCGCCGTGGCGATGGGGACCTTGCGTTCCCGACAATTATTGCGGGCGGCAAGAATGCCTGCTGTTTGCATTACGTGAAAAACGACGAGCCTTTGCGTGATGGTGAACTTGTGCTCTTTGACTTTGGTGTGCGGTTCGGGACTTTGCATAGCGATATCTCGCGCACAATCCCTGTAAATGGCAAGTTTGACCCACTTCAAAAAATGTTGTACGAAATCGTGCTCGAGTCTGCGAAGGTGTACCAGCGCGTGGTGCGTCCGGGCGTTTCGCTCAAGGAAATAGGCATGATTTGTTGGGAGTTCATCATGATGGAACTCGACCGTCGACTCGTAAAGGGGGCGAAGGGTTCGTTCAAGTTGCTTTACGAAAAGCGCCCGCATGGGGTGAGCCACTTTATTGGCGAGCATATTCACGAAGGCGCCCCGGGCTCCCGCTCATTGGATGTGGTGCTAAAACCGGGAATGTTAATCTCTTGTGAGCCAGGACTTTACGGTGATTTTAGTGCGACAATTGATGGGGTGCGCTACCGTGAAAGTATCGGAATACGCATAGAAGATGATTTACTTATTACAAAAAGCGGATTTGAAAATATTTCGGAGCATATTCCGCGTACAGTAGAGGATATTGAGGCTCTAATGAGGTGA
- a CDS encoding MFS transporter, with protein sequence MWKVKGAVRFFLSVLATAFVQAGVFIYAQKILSGSFFAKDGIIWQSFMLQIFFLAPYVLMVFFAGFFTNKFSKNKVMAWSSLVMTLFVIAQSVLVTVDYPRIAFWLSIGLSCGFAIHSAAKYAIVKEMFGVRRLSYANAFLQIFSIGGIIAASWLAIVGVNLINLDQLVSYEAVRRITSKSVVIPWILTAVSVLGTVANFMIPRVKYQDPNVSIDKVKRHLSLGFRVPTLRASIIALSMFWALAQVFVLVYQDVSGSSTVNMMQDYMSFAIIGLMVGTIVAAHFSKDFIESGFVPLGMFGASICMFLVPFLVHPVALVVLYSMTGFFGGLILVPVNALLQYNTRPNNSGSVIALANLIQAVVLVVFLFVFTMLVRSTDIRPQNYFIGLAVISVGVFIWSIYNLPQAMLRTLLRFVFSRYRIRVLNVQNIPNEGPILLVGNHHSFIDWAMVQMASPRPLCIASNKDHFDKWYLRAVLKRLGMIRIDSRNPKIAMDKIHDALLAGKAVVIFPSGEVSKSPHVEPFTIDYSSAVDGTKAQVIPFYIQGLWGSNYSYSSSNMFGASAERSVTIAFGSAIPANTPPNEIRAILRRISIDAWNYAVSFVHPIADSWIRTYKKYVKNGPAIYSPDGAHFSGYKLMGAVMAFRGYLKKTLGKQERNVGIMLPPSPAGVIVNLALWVLGKTNVNLNYTSSVDNVKFCCERAECSTVITSRQFVQKLKGRGNDYSQIASDKVRLLYAEDMMKEIPKVKIAAFLVLCMVMPSWLIRFVFVKRRSLDDNACIVFSSGSEGTPKGVELTQRNLMGNIQQLACILNVSRGDVMLSELPLFHSFGLTVTTLLNLTEGCPIVAVADPTDVKTMSRVCAEFQVSFLIATPTFLRAFTVSRYVHPLMFKSVRIIIAGAEALRPELANAFRLKFGKEIYEGYGCTETAPVASVNTENTLFDDYTTMQVNNKPGTVGPALPGTQFLIVDPETNETLPTGEAGMILIGGCQVMKGYLHDPDRTKSVIVQKDGVRYYRTGDKGYLDEDGFLTIVDRYSRFAKLGGEMISLGAVEKKIQDTPVLQGCDYVVTAIPDATKGEKIVLLYQGEKDPKDVLSELRASGMPPLMLPSAAFNVEVMPKLGSGKADFATAKKMAKELVEKK encoded by the coding sequence ATGTGGAAAGTTAAAGGTGCTGTAAGATTCTTCTTATCTGTCCTTGCTACAGCTTTTGTTCAGGCGGGTGTATTTATTTACGCTCAAAAGATTCTCTCCGGATCGTTCTTTGCGAAAGACGGTATCATCTGGCAGAGCTTCATGCTTCAAATATTCTTCCTCGCGCCATACGTGCTGATGGTGTTCTTTGCGGGGTTCTTCACCAATAAGTTCTCGAAGAACAAGGTGATGGCGTGGTCGTCACTCGTGATGACGCTATTTGTGATAGCGCAGTCGGTCTTGGTGACTGTCGATTACCCGAGAATCGCATTCTGGCTCTCAATCGGGCTTAGCTGCGGTTTTGCAATCCATAGTGCGGCTAAGTATGCCATTGTGAAGGAAATGTTTGGAGTGCGCAGATTGAGCTATGCAAACGCTTTCCTCCAAATCTTTAGCATTGGCGGTATTATCGCGGCGTCTTGGCTTGCAATTGTCGGTGTGAACCTCATTAATCTTGACCAGCTCGTGTCTTACGAAGCTGTGCGTCGCATTACGTCCAAGTCCGTTGTGATTCCGTGGATTCTCACTGCGGTGAGCGTGCTCGGTACGGTTGCAAACTTCATGATTCCTCGCGTGAAGTACCAAGACCCGAACGTAAGCATCGATAAGGTTAAACGCCATTTGAGTCTCGGTTTCCGCGTGCCGACGCTCCGTGCTTCTATCATTGCCCTTTCGATGTTCTGGGCTTTGGCTCAGGTGTTTGTTCTTGTGTATCAGGACGTTTCCGGTTCTTCGACCGTGAACATGATGCAGGATTACATGTCGTTTGCGATTATTGGCCTTATGGTCGGTACGATTGTGGCTGCGCATTTCTCCAAGGACTTTATCGAATCAGGTTTTGTGCCTCTTGGCATGTTTGGCGCTTCGATTTGCATGTTCCTCGTGCCGTTCCTTGTGCACCCGGTTGCTCTCGTTGTGCTTTATTCTATGACCGGTTTCTTTGGCGGTCTCATCTTGGTGCCGGTGAATGCTCTCTTGCAGTATAACACGCGTCCGAATAACTCCGGTTCTGTGATTGCTCTTGCTAACTTGATCCAGGCCGTTGTGCTCGTGGTATTCCTGTTCGTGTTTACGATGTTGGTTCGCTCTACGGATATCCGCCCGCAGAACTACTTCATTGGCCTTGCTGTTATTTCTGTCGGTGTGTTTATCTGGTCGATTTACAACTTGCCGCAGGCCATGCTTCGCACGCTCCTCCGCTTTGTGTTTAGCCGCTACAGAATCCGCGTGTTGAATGTGCAGAACATCCCGAACGAAGGCCCGATTCTTTTGGTCGGTAACCACCACAGCTTTATTGACTGGGCTATGGTGCAGATGGCATCGCCGCGTCCGCTTTGCATTGCAAGTAACAAGGACCATTTCGATAAGTGGTATTTGCGTGCCGTGCTCAAGCGCTTGGGCATGATCCGCATCGATAGCCGCAATCCTAAGATTGCGATGGACAAGATTCACGATGCACTCCTTGCGGGTAAGGCTGTCGTGATTTTCCCGTCGGGCGAAGTGTCCAAGTCCCCGCACGTGGAACCGTTTACGATTGATTATTCCTCTGCTGTTGATGGAACGAAGGCTCAGGTGATTCCTTTCTACATCCAGGGGTTGTGGGGCAGTAACTACAGTTACAGTTCTTCGAACATGTTTGGTGCTTCTGCCGAACGTTCTGTGACGATTGCTTTTGGTAGCGCTATTCCTGCAAATACGCCTCCTAACGAAATCCGTGCGATTCTCCGCCGCATTTCCATTGATGCATGGAACTACGCTGTGTCGTTCGTGCACCCGATTGCTGATAGCTGGATCCGCACTTACAAGAAATATGTGAAAAACGGCCCTGCAATTTATAGTCCGGATGGCGCACATTTCTCGGGTTACAAGTTGATGGGTGCTGTGATGGCGTTCCGCGGTTACCTCAAGAAGACGCTTGGCAAGCAAGAACGGAATGTGGGTATCATGCTTCCGCCGAGCCCTGCCGGTGTGATTGTGAACCTCGCTCTTTGGGTGTTGGGCAAGACGAACGTGAACTTGAACTATACCTCGTCTGTCGATAACGTGAAGTTCTGCTGTGAACGTGCAGAATGTTCTACTGTGATTACGAGCCGCCAGTTTGTTCAAAAGTTGAAGGGTCGTGGTAACGATTATTCGCAGATTGCTTCGGACAAGGTTCGTCTGCTTTACGCCGAAGACATGATGAAGGAAATCCCGAAGGTTAAGATTGCTGCATTCCTCGTGCTCTGCATGGTTATGCCGAGCTGGTTGATACGCTTTGTGTTCGTGAAGCGCCGCTCTTTGGACGACAATGCTTGTATCGTGTTCAGCTCTGGTTCCGAAGGTACGCCGAAGGGTGTGGAACTTACGCAGCGTAACTTGATGGGTAACATCCAGCAACTCGCCTGTATTTTGAATGTGAGCCGTGGCGATGTGATGCTCTCGGAACTCCCGCTGTTCCATAGCTTTGGTCTTACGGTGACAACGCTTTTGAACCTCACGGAAGGTTGCCCGATTGTTGCTGTGGCAGACCCGACCGACGTAAAGACCATGTCTCGCGTTTGTGCCGAATTCCAGGTATCGTTCTTGATTGCAACGCCGACATTCCTCCGTGCATTTACGGTGAGCCGTTATGTGCATCCGTTGATGTTTAAGTCTGTGCGTATCATTATTGCTGGTGCCGAAGCGCTCCGTCCGGAACTTGCGAATGCATTCCGCCTCAAGTTCGGTAAGGAAATTTACGAAGGCTACGGCTGTACAGAAACGGCTCCGGTGGCGTCTGTCAATACCGAAAATACGTTGTTTGATGACTATACCACCATGCAGGTGAATAACAAGCCGGGAACCGTGGGCCCAGCTCTTCCGGGTACGCAGTTCTTGATTGTCGACCCTGAGACGAACGAAACTTTGCCGACTGGTGAAGCGGGTATGATTCTCATTGGTGGTTGCCAGGTGATGAAGGGCTATCTTCATGATCCTGATCGTACAAAGAGTGTAATTGTACAGAAGGATGGTGTCCGTTATTACCGTACTGGCGACAAGGGCTATCTCGATGAAGATGGATTCCTTACGATTGTGGACCGCTACAGCCGCTTTGCAAAGCTCGGTGGTGAAATGATTAGTCTCGGCGCCGTCGAAAAGAAGATTCAGGACACGCCGGTGTTGCAGGGGTGCGATTACGTTGTTACTGCTATCCCGGATGCCACCAAGGGCGAAAAGATTGTTCTTTTGTACCAAGGCGAAAAGGATCCGAAGGACGTGCTTTCGGAACTGCGTGCAAGCGGCATGCCGCCTTTGATGCTTCCGTCTGCTGCGTTTAACGTAGAAGTGATGCCGAAGCTTGGTTCTGGAAAGGCTGACTTTGCGACCGCAAAGAAGATGGCAAAGGAACTGGTGGAGAAGAAGTAA
- a CDS encoding FISUMP domain-containing protein: MKSLLIFILFFSFNCYAAFVAVLETMSAPNTLTFTERQYITDKLRQIAVTSLPSYMGYTIMTRENIIAMLPPGKKVDDCEGSCLVETGRNISADFIAQARISVFGKSFTETVELYETASGKLMASFTAQSQDAEGLLKEIELQAPSLFSTIKNPSRAFSDGITGFKQGTSFSMKGTRQFLIELFSKPEGAMVSVDGRPKCKSTPCNVQLDEGKHNISFAFDFYLDLDTLIDVNSNEQRLVVNLIPNFGTLEIAPRLNGRGDIADLSVIIDKKEYRSKKIRLAIGTHHVDLRHHCFEPVSFDVTVKNGSELKFDYAMEPAMGGLSLSAMDENGPLSMPVFIDGKMRGKTPFFESVSICSRVEIGNSKDSVPVSLKYHETVEYVYNEKENGAYKDRDGNAYKTIKIGNHRWLAENLKEKIGNSYCYDKEVKNCQRYGHLYSWSEAKLVCSQGWRLPTKKDFEDLFNSVGGKHVAGKMLKSTNYWFGDGAGENTFDFGAIPSGYQDHDGSFGSLGNSAFFWSSTEKGPGYAYFMKLDENSDNAYFGYNGKYYRFSVRCVKDYN, encoded by the coding sequence ATGAAATCTCTATTAATTTTTATTTTGTTCTTTTCTTTCAATTGTTATGCTGCGTTTGTAGCTGTTTTAGAGACTATGAGTGCTCCTAATACACTTACTTTTACAGAACGTCAGTATATAACAGATAAATTACGACAAATTGCAGTGACTTCTCTTCCAAGTTATATGGGCTATACCATCATGACTCGTGAAAACATTATCGCAATGCTACCGCCTGGTAAAAAGGTTGATGATTGCGAAGGCTCTTGTCTTGTTGAAACTGGTAGAAATATCTCTGCTGATTTTATTGCTCAAGCAAGAATTAGTGTGTTTGGAAAATCATTTACGGAAACAGTGGAACTGTATGAGACCGCATCTGGTAAGTTGATGGCTAGCTTTACAGCACAAAGCCAAGATGCTGAAGGCTTGTTGAAAGAAATAGAACTTCAAGCTCCGTCACTTTTTTCTACAATTAAGAATCCTTCTAGGGCCTTTAGTGATGGAATTACCGGCTTTAAACAAGGGACTTCTTTCAGTATGAAAGGTACTCGTCAGTTTTTAATAGAGCTTTTTTCAAAACCAGAAGGAGCTATGGTAAGTGTTGATGGTCGGCCCAAATGTAAATCAACACCGTGTAATGTGCAGTTAGATGAGGGAAAACACAATATTTCATTTGCTTTTGATTTTTATCTTGATTTAGATACGTTGATCGATGTTAATAGTAATGAGCAGCGCTTGGTTGTTAATTTAATACCTAATTTTGGAACACTTGAAATTGCGCCTCGCTTAAATGGGCGTGGTGATATTGCGGACCTTTCTGTAATAATTGATAAAAAAGAGTATAGATCAAAAAAAATTCGACTTGCTATTGGGACGCATCATGTTGATTTACGTCATCATTGTTTTGAACCGGTGTCTTTTGATGTGACTGTGAAAAATGGAAGTGAATTAAAATTTGATTATGCTATGGAACCTGCTATGGGCGGACTATCGCTTTCTGCGATGGATGAAAATGGTCCCTTGTCTATGCCTGTTTTTATTGATGGAAAAATGAGGGGGAAAACTCCTTTTTTTGAATCGGTTTCAATTTGTAGTCGTGTTGAAATTGGAAACTCCAAAGATTCTGTTCCTGTGTCACTAAAGTATCATGAAACAGTTGAGTATGTGTATAATGAAAAAGAAAATGGTGCTTATAAAGATCGCGATGGTAATGCGTATAAGACAATTAAAATAGGTAATCATCGTTGGCTGGCTGAAAATCTAAAGGAAAAAATTGGAAATAGTTATTGCTATGATAAAGAAGTAAAGAATTGCCAACGTTATGGACACCTTTATAGTTGGAGCGAAGCTAAGTTGGTTTGTTCACAAGGATGGCGTCTACCAACCAAAAAAGATTTTGAAGATTTATTTAATTCTGTTGGTGGTAAACATGTGGCTGGGAAAATGCTTAAATCAACAAATTATTGGTTTGGTGATGGTGCTGGAGAGAATACGTTTGATTTTGGTGCTATACCATCGGGCTATCAAGACCATGATGGTAGTTTTGGTAGTTTAGGTAATTCGGCTTTTTTTTGGAGTTCTACAGAAAAAGGCCCCGGCTATGCGTATTTTATGAAGTTAGATGAGAATAGTGATAATGCGTATTTTGGTTATAATGGAAAATATTATAGATTTAGTGTTCGTTGTGTAAAAGATTATAATTAG